The Nicotiana tomentosiformis chromosome 2, ASM39032v3, whole genome shotgun sequence genome includes the window CATTGTTCATGATCTGGAGACTTGAGATCTGGAGATTGACATGCTCCATTGATGAAACCAAGTTTCTTCTTGGCTGATAAAGACAACAGAATAGATGTCCTCCATCCTGGATATCCTCTTCCATAAAACACAGTGTTGAGTAGAGTCATGCTAGGAGAATCAGAATTGTTAAGATGATAAGGATGATTGACATCATAGCTACTGCCTTTGCAACATTGCTGGTATCTCGAGTGATGGTTGTTGCAGGTATCTTAGTTTACTGATTATAAAAAATGAATTTGATGTAAATGAACTGGATGATTGAACTATTGGATCGAGCTTATTGCTCTGATACCGTGTACGAAATGAAGAATGAATTGTAAAATTTTCTCTGTGTATTTCAGCACTGTCACTGTACATGTATATATACATTTACATCTGAAGAATAAAGATTGGCAGGAAAGAGAAACTTTGTACACTTGTCCTATTCTAATTTGCCTACTAATAACAAATTTATTTTTTCTACTCAACTAACTATATTCCCTCACATGTTAATCACGTGAGGGAAGCTTCTAGTATTAAGATTATCATATGGTCtataattaatctatcatgagtTGATTTGCTTGATCCAAAGGTCCTGGCTCCTCCGCGTGTTCCAAACAATCCACTGAATATAATCTATGTAACACAAGTTATATCGAAAATAGCCACTTTGGTCTGAGAACAGAacaaatgaaattctttcttctaggtcttcttcttcttcatttcctcTTCTCTATATGTGGGCAAAGCTCCATGAAAATCATAATTAAGATGGGGATTCTTCTTCCCAACATGATTTATAAAGTCAAATAAAATTTAAGTTCAATATATAATagaattttcaaaacaaaattcAAGTTCAGCAAAAACTTGACTTTTCGCAAGCAcgtcttttcagtttttaaaatagAAGAGAATAAGACGACTTAAGTAAATACGGTTATAATCTTTTTTTGGAGCTGTTATAATACGTATTTATAACAATTTAGATACATGTTATGACCATCTGAAGAACACTTGTAATATTCAtcaaattttatttaaaatttaaaattgttaaagaaaataaaagatacttaagtaaaaatatttaaaaattattgaacAAGCTAACTAATCTTCGAGCTACCTTTTAAGTCCAAGCCCCAACGTGTTCAAGTGTCATTTCCTCCATAATTTTctaccaaaaaattatttttagggTTGTATAAAGTATTTAAAAAACACTTCTCTCCTTTTATATTTTACGTACCAATCAAGAGGAACATGTCTCTTTTCTTCCTAATCACTGCCTAATACTAACATAAATTGTTACACTTTTAGTTAATACGTTAGTTCGTATCATGTTCTTTCAGTTAACCGTTAAATTATTTTTCAGAACTAAAACAGTGGTGAAAATATTGCAAAAACGTGTTTTCGTTCTTCCTTTTTACAAACACTTGTGCCAAGTATGAGTAGTAATATAACTGTCTTGTTGGATTATGAATTTGTGCTAAGATAATAAGTTTATGGCATTCATCGAGATAGGGATGTTTCAAATATCTACTTCAATAATTGACACTTCAGATCCATCGTGCATGCTCGCCGACCACTGGCTATATAttctctttctgcttgaagatgacAACTAATTTGAAATATATTGCTTTATGAGGCTGATATAACATAgagtatatattattttattggtatTATGTAAAAtacttaaaatatttttttaagtcAAGTTGACTTTGTCTGAGTAACCAATTATACATTCGCATCGCCTTGTCAAGTTAATATTAGGTGGAAAAGTAATGTAATTTGTATGACATTAGATATTTTTGGGATAAAGAAGATGTCTGGCAGACACATAATAGTTCCAATAATAATCAGAATAATTCTGATTAGAGTGTATATACATACCCATCCATCCTACAGTAAAGTGATTTGGGCACAGATATATATTAAGAGAGTTTAATTTTGTgtcaaattctttacttaaccaTGCAAATATACTGTAATTTCACCAATTTTAccttttacttttttatattcTCATCAGGTAGTTGTTGGATTTTGAAAAATCTTCTACAACTCTCCGCTCCTTATCATCTGGTCTATTGTGGCAAAAAAGCATAAGAAATATTGCGAGTCCAAAAGGGAACTAAAACAAGATTGACACGTCATTGATGCTCTTATGACCAAGGTTGTTGGACCGAAGTGGTTTTTTTTACCTCCAAAGACGTAGAGATTACAAACCAAAGTGTAAATGTACGCCATCAAACAAAGATTGCAACACCCTTGACAAAATATTGAGGATTAACAATGTGATCGAGCTCAGATTGAGCTCCAATGGAGGAAAGGGAAAACACCCACTGGAAAGTTTCGAGAAACAGACTGaagcagaaataaaatttgcttacTTTCTAAAATATCTATAAAATGTATTTATACACGTGCACAGCTGGCACCAGCTCTAACCTCCACTAACTATTAATCTAACTGCCTTATTACATTGATAGCCTAAATGTTTACAGAAATAACCTATGTAAATGTAATGTGGGGACAATATGACTAAttataaaataatttcaacacccctcccctccccctcaagttggaggtgCGGAACCCACAGCCAATTTGTCAAGTAAAAGAGTATGTTTGTTGCGTGGCAAAGACTTAGTAAAGATATTTGCGAGCTGTTCATGAGTAGGAATGTAATGTAAGGAAATCAGGCCATCTTGAAGCTCTTGTCTCTTACAAAATGACAGTCCACTTCTATGTGTTTGGTCCGCTCATGGAAGACTGGATTCTTTGCAATGTGAAGTGCTGCTTGGCTGTCATAAAAGACAGGTATGGGCAGAGAAAGAGGTACTGTGAGTTCCTCAAGCAGTCATGCAAGCCAGACCAGTTCTCCAACTATTTTTCTCACTGCACAGCTTCTGCTGATGACAAGGAAATGGTAGATTGCTTCTTAGATTTCCAACTGATGCGGCTGTCACCAAGCAATATTATGTAACCACTGACAGACATCCTAGTTTCAGGGCAAGCAGCCCAATCAGAGTCACAAAAGGCTCTTACTCTGTAATCTCTACTGTTGGATAGAAATGTGCCTAGAGATAAATTCCCTTTCAAGTATCCCAACACATGTGCTGCTGCTTTTAGGTGACTATCTCCAGGACTTTGCATGTATTAGCTCAAGTGTTGAACACTATAAGCTATATCAGGCCTAGTTCCTATAAGGAAGTTCAATTTCccaattagtttcctatagtgaCTAGGATCTGGAAGTAGTATCCCTTCTCCTGCTTTTAACTTCACTGTTGGATCAAGAGGTGAAGTCACAGCAGAACACCCTATACAGTCAAACTCCTTAAGAAGGTCTTGAGTGAATTTCCTCTGTGGAA containing:
- the LOC138904733 gene encoding uncharacterized mitochondrial protein AtMg00810-like; this encodes MQSPGDSHLKAAAHVLGYLKGNLSLGTFLSNSRDYRVRAFCDSDWAACPETRMSVSGYIILLGDSRISWKSKKQSTISLSSAEAVHQAALHIAKNPVFHERTKHIEVDCHFWVFSLSSIGAQSELDHIVNPQYFVKGVAIFV